tcaacttgttgttgtccgtccttatgatgaatgagagagagagagcgtGCGTCACtaagtttattattattatccttTATAATGCTGTCAGTGTTTCGTGGCAAATGGCGTCGTTAATGTTTCTGATCAGCTTCCTCCTGTTTCACTCCgccttttcaatttttttttatcatatttttttcaatgaatttatgctactactactacaacGGCTgctagttttttgtttgatggtgtggtagtagtagtggcaAAGATTAATGTTAAATTTCCAGTTTGTAatcggaaaatttttttttttcctacgtCGTTAGTTCGAAATTCGAAGTAAATTTTGTGCTGTTGTTCCCCCCTCTTTTCTCTTTGTATCGTATTGCACACTCAcaccataaaaaaaacgatcttTGGCTCactttatataaaaaatttaacataCCAGCAATTGTTAAGTCTTGTATTATTAgtagaattttttaattcgcatttaatcaaatttcgTTTGTgtaatttgtttgaaatctcaatcaaaaaagaaagaaaaattcatcggTTATAACCTTAAATAAAAacgtttgaaaatttttataatttttacaaattcgttaaattaaattgaacTGTATGTCTACTACAACTAACATTCAAAATCCTCTTAACCTCCGAAATTTCggtatgtattttttttatatcttAATTTTGACCATGATATAGTTTTGTActaatcatttatatttctttttttttattcaatttgattagatCCATTCGCTGATGCGTTTAGAGGTGATGATACTGGTACTCAAGACGGTCTAATCCATATACGGATTCAACAACGAAGTGGCCGTAAAACATTGACTACCGTACAAGGTATTGCTGACAATTTcgataaaaagaaaattgttaaAGCATGTAAAAAGGTATCTGTgaatgttgtgtgtgtgtgtgtatatttgaatattgtttccatttttctaAACTcgtttttaataatttttaaatagGAATTTGCCTGTAATGGCACTGTTGTGGATCATCCAGAATATGGTGAAGTGATCCAATTACAAGGCGATCAACGAAACAATATTGTCGAGTTTTTGACTAAAATTGGCATTGCTAAATCCGAACAATTGAAAGTTCATggtttttaattgaaaaaaaacaatcaagattatccagaaaaaaattgcatccAACCTATTGT
This is a stretch of genomic DNA from Dermatophagoides farinae isolate YC_2012a chromosome 2, ASM2471394v1, whole genome shotgun sequence. It encodes these proteins:
- the eIF1 gene encoding eukaryotic translation initiation factor eIF1, giving the protein MSTTTNIQNPLNLRNFDPFADAFRGDDTGTQDGLIHIRIQQRSGRKTLTTVQGIADNFDKKKIVKACKKEFACNGTVVDHPEYGEVIQLQGDQRNNIVEFLTKIGIAKSEQLKVHGF